A genomic segment from Glycine soja cultivar W05 chromosome 18, ASM419377v2, whole genome shotgun sequence encodes:
- the LOC114395774 gene encoding uncharacterized protein LOC114395774, which translates to MKISGDSTRPLRPFPPAIAAPSPDSDLQPLRRATRRHPRTPSTRLRRAGGHTGKRSRPETPLFKWKIHDGVRERNVGGDPLEEVGRKKEAPPHASVSARKLAAGMWRMQLPEEAAGDSGRRRGSRKIGEDRLGVQHGIGHVDHQFLSHHSGMMHGSAMMNASQSPRSISGTKDGHFCELKPSFQLSSTAMEGATKWDPVCLKTSDEVQHIYSQMKLLDQKVSTVSAVSALEAELEQARVQIQELETERFSSKKKIEHFLKKVSEERASWRSKEHEKIRAYVDDIKSEMSRERKSLQRIGIVNSRLVNELADVKLLAKRYMQDYEKERKARELIEEICDELAKEIGEDKAEIEALKRESMKLREEVEEERRMLQMAEVWREERVHMKLIDAKVALDEKYSQMNKLVADLETFLKSINVNPNAKEMKEARSLQQAAAAVDIQDIKGFSYEPANPDDIFAIFEDLNFGESNEREIEPCVAHSPVSHASKIHTVSPEAKLISKDNFQRCSDVFMDDNGDIEEDESGWETVSHVEDQGSSCSPEGSALLVNKNRRESDASGRSVLEWEENAGLETPITEISEVCSVPAKQSKKVSSMARLWRSGPNSGDNYKIISVEGMNGRLSNGRVSSGGIMSPDWELGNGGLSPQDHLYQLSSPESANLHNRGMKGCIPRTVQKSSLKARLLEARMESQKVQLRHVLKQKI; encoded by the exons ATGAAGATCTCCGGCGACTCCACCCGCCCTCTGCGTCCATTCCCGCCGGCCATTGCAGCCCCCTCGCCGGACTCCGATCTCCAGCCGCTCCGGAGGGCCACCCGCCGCCATCCCCGAACTCCGTCCACCCGCCTGAGGCGCGCCGGAGGACACACCGGAAAACGGAGCAGGCCCGAAACCCCCTTGTTCAAGTGGAAGATCCACGACGGCGTCAGGGAGAGGAACGTCGGCGGCGATCCGCTCGAGGAGGTCGGCCGGAAGAAGGAGGCGCCGCCTCATGCCTCCGTGTCGGCGAGGAAGCTCGCCGCCGGGATGTGGCGGATGCAGCTGCCGGAAGAGGCGGCGGGTGATAGTGGAAGGCGAAGGGGTTCGAGAAAGATCGGTGAAGATCGTTTGGGAGTTCAG CATGGAATTGGCCATGTAGACCACCAATTTCTCAGCCATCATAGTGGCATGATGCATGGTTCTGCTATGATGAATGCATCACAAAGTCCCCGTTCCATTTCTGGGACTAAGGATGGACACTTTTGTGAG CTCAAGCCTTCTTTCCAGTTATCGAGTACTGCAATGGAGGGGGCGACAAAGTGGGATCctgtttgtttaaaaacatcagaTGAGGTGCAGCATATCTACAGCCAAATGAAACTTCTTGACCAAAAGGTTAGCACTGTTTCTGCTGTTTCAGCTCTTGAAGCTGAACTAGAGCAGGCTCGTGTGCAGATTCAGGAGCTTGAGACTGAACGCTTCTCttccaaaaagaaaattgaacatTTCTTGAAGAAAGTTAGTGAGGAAAGGGCCTCATGGAGAAGCAAAGAGCATGAGAAAATTCGCGCTTACGTTGATGACATTAAATCAGAGATGAGTCGTGAAAGGAAAAGTCTCCAGAGGATTGGAATTGTCAATTCCAGGTTGGTAAATGAGTTGGCAGATGTCAAGTTATTAGCAAAACGCTACATGCAGGATTATGAGAAGGAAAGGAAGGCCAGAGAATTGATTGAAGAAATTTGTGATGAGCTTGCTAAGGAAATTGGAGAAGACAAGGCTGAAATTGAAGCACTGAAGAGGGAATCTATGAAACTTAGGGAAGAAGTGGAAGAGGAGAGGAGGATGTTACAGATGGCTGAAGTATGGCGTGAAGAACGTGTTCATATGAAATTGATTGATGCAAAAGTTGCTCTTGATGAGAAGTACTCACAGATGAATAAACTTGTAGCGGATTTGGAAACCTTTCTCAAATCAATAAATGTGAACCCAAATGCAAAGGAGATGAAAGAAGCACGGTCACTTCAACAGGCTGCAGCTGCTGTAGACATTCAAGACATCAAGGGATTTTCGTACGAGCCAGCTAATCCAGATGATATTTTTGCCATTTTTGAAGATTTAAATTTTGGCGAATCCAACGAGAGGGAGATTGAACCATGTGTTGCTCACTCTCCAGTGAGTCATGCCTCAAAGATTCACACAGTGAGTCCTGAAGCCAAATTGATTAGTAAGGATAACTTTCAAAGATGTTCTGATGTATTTATGGATGACAATGGGGatatagaagaagatgaaagtGGATGGGAAACTGTGAGCCATGTTGAGGATCAAGGATCAAGTTGTTCGCCTGAAGGGAGTGCCCTATTGGTGAACAAGAATCGTCGAGAGAGTGATGCTTCAGGGAGGAGTGTGCTTGAATGGGAAGAAAATGCAGGTTTAGAGACCCCAATAACTGAAATTAGTGAAGTCTGTTCAGTACCAGCTAAGCAATCAAAGAAGGTATCCTCCATGGCAAGGCTTTGGAGGTCTGGCCCAAACAGCGGGGATAATTACAAGATAATATCTGTGGAGGGGATGAATGGTAGGCTTTCAAATGGAAGGGTATCTAGTGGGGGCATAATGTCTCCTGATTGGGAACTTGGTAACGGTGGACTAAGCCCCCAAGACCATCTGTACCAGTTGAGTTCGCCTGAGTCAGCAAATCTGCATAATCGAGGCATGAAAGGGTGCATTCCTCGCACCGTGCAGAAGAGTAGTCTGAAAGCCAGACTTTTGGAGGCTAGGATGGAAAGCCAGAAGGTTCAGTTGCGCCACGTTCTTAAACAGAAGATTTAG
- the LOC114397672 gene encoding peptide methionine sulfoxide reductase A1-like isoform X2 has protein sequence MLSGGAISISTLPHPVPFCVFLSSTLSSPAKAKLLPSFSVFSVKCCCFCSQTYPNIACNKSPMNLLSRIVGLGSPRAAQNMNSTTAQGPDDEIPAPGQQFAQFGAGCFWSVELAFQRAAGVTKTEVGYSQGQLPNPSYEDVCMGTTHHSEVVRVEYDPNECSYESLLDVFWARHDPTTLNRQGNDVGTQYRSGIYYYTPEQEKAAIESLEQQQKKLNRKIVTEILPAKKFYRAEEYHQQYLEKGGRFGSKQSASKGCNDPIRCYG, from the exons GGGGGAG CAATAAGCATCAGCACTCTGCCACATCCAGTTCCCTTCTGCGTGTTCCTTTCTTCTACTCTCTCCAGTCCGGCCAAAGCGAAGCTCCTTCCatcattttcagttttttctGTCAAGTGCTGTTGCTTCTGCTCCCAAACTTATCCAAATATTGCTTGTAACAAGTCGCCCATGAACTTGTTGAGCAGAATCGTTGGGTTGGGTAGCCCAAGGGCTGCACAAAACATGAATTCAACCACTGCTCAGGGACCAGATGATGAGATACCAGCACCAGGTCAACAGTTTGCCCAGTTTGGTGCTGGCTGCTTTTGGAGTGTTGAGCTGGCCTTCCAGAGGGCAGCAGGGGTGACCAAGACAGAAGTTGGTTATAGCCAGGGGCAGTTGCCTAATCCAAGCTATGAGGATGTGTGTATGGGAACCACACACCACTCGGAGGTTGTCCGGGTCGAGTATGATCCCAATGAATGTAGCTATGAGAGTTTGCTTGATGTGTTCTGGGCTAGACATGATCCTACCACACTGAATCGGCAG GGTAATGATGTAGGAACACAATACAGGTCTGGAATATACTATTACACACCTGAACAAGAGAAGGCAGCCATAGAGTCTCTGgaacaacaacagaagaagcTGAACAGGAAGATTGTTACTGAGATCCTTCCTGCCAAGAAGTTCTACAGGGCAGAAGAATACCATCAACAGTACCTTGAGAAAGGAGGGAGATTTGGTTCCAAGCAATCTGCTTCTAAGGGATGCAATGATCCAATTCGATGCTATGGTTAG
- the LOC114397672 gene encoding peptide methionine sulfoxide reductase-like isoform X3 — protein sequence MNLLSRIVGLGSPRAAQNMNSTTAQGPDDEIPAPGQQFAQFGAGCFWSVELAFQRAAGVTKTEVGYSQGQLPNPSYEDVCMGTTHHSEVVRVEYDPNECSYESLLDVFWARHDPTTLNRQGNDVGTQYRSGIYYYTPEQEKAAIESLEQQQKKLNRKIVTEILPAKKFYRAEEYHQQYLEKGGRFGSKQSASKGCNDPIRCYG from the exons ATGAACTTGTTGAGCAGAATCGTTGGGTTGGGTAGCCCAAGGGCTGCACAAAACATGAATTCAACCACTGCTCAGGGACCAGATGATGAGATACCAGCACCAGGTCAACAGTTTGCCCAGTTTGGTGCTGGCTGCTTTTGGAGTGTTGAGCTGGCCTTCCAGAGGGCAGCAGGGGTGACCAAGACAGAAGTTGGTTATAGCCAGGGGCAGTTGCCTAATCCAAGCTATGAGGATGTGTGTATGGGAACCACACACCACTCGGAGGTTGTCCGGGTCGAGTATGATCCCAATGAATGTAGCTATGAGAGTTTGCTTGATGTGTTCTGGGCTAGACATGATCCTACCACACTGAATCGGCAG GGTAATGATGTAGGAACACAATACAGGTCTGGAATATACTATTACACACCTGAACAAGAGAAGGCAGCCATAGAGTCTCTGgaacaacaacagaagaagcTGAACAGGAAGATTGTTACTGAGATCCTTCCTGCCAAGAAGTTCTACAGGGCAGAAGAATACCATCAACAGTACCTTGAGAAAGGAGGGAGATTTGGTTCCAAGCAATCTGCTTCTAAGGGATGCAATGATCCAATTCGATGCTATGGTTAG
- the LOC114397672 gene encoding peptide methionine sulfoxide reductase A1-like isoform X1 — translation MPGLYPILQSLVTISISTLPHPVPFCVFLSSTLSSPAKAKLLPSFSVFSVKCCCFCSQTYPNIACNKSPMNLLSRIVGLGSPRAAQNMNSTTAQGPDDEIPAPGQQFAQFGAGCFWSVELAFQRAAGVTKTEVGYSQGQLPNPSYEDVCMGTTHHSEVVRVEYDPNECSYESLLDVFWARHDPTTLNRQGNDVGTQYRSGIYYYTPEQEKAAIESLEQQQKKLNRKIVTEILPAKKFYRAEEYHQQYLEKGGRFGSKQSASKGCNDPIRCYG, via the exons CAATAAGCATCAGCACTCTGCCACATCCAGTTCCCTTCTGCGTGTTCCTTTCTTCTACTCTCTCCAGTCCGGCCAAAGCGAAGCTCCTTCCatcattttcagttttttctGTCAAGTGCTGTTGCTTCTGCTCCCAAACTTATCCAAATATTGCTTGTAACAAGTCGCCCATGAACTTGTTGAGCAGAATCGTTGGGTTGGGTAGCCCAAGGGCTGCACAAAACATGAATTCAACCACTGCTCAGGGACCAGATGATGAGATACCAGCACCAGGTCAACAGTTTGCCCAGTTTGGTGCTGGCTGCTTTTGGAGTGTTGAGCTGGCCTTCCAGAGGGCAGCAGGGGTGACCAAGACAGAAGTTGGTTATAGCCAGGGGCAGTTGCCTAATCCAAGCTATGAGGATGTGTGTATGGGAACCACACACCACTCGGAGGTTGTCCGGGTCGAGTATGATCCCAATGAATGTAGCTATGAGAGTTTGCTTGATGTGTTCTGGGCTAGACATGATCCTACCACACTGAATCGGCAG GGTAATGATGTAGGAACACAATACAGGTCTGGAATATACTATTACACACCTGAACAAGAGAAGGCAGCCATAGAGTCTCTGgaacaacaacagaagaagcTGAACAGGAAGATTGTTACTGAGATCCTTCCTGCCAAGAAGTTCTACAGGGCAGAAGAATACCATCAACAGTACCTTGAGAAAGGAGGGAGATTTGGTTCCAAGCAATCTGCTTCTAAGGGATGCAATGATCCAATTCGATGCTATGGTTAG